The DNA region GTAAAGGTAATAAAAGAAGCAAGTGTAATATTTGCTCCAAATAATAAGGGTAAAAATATTGCATTAGACACAGTTGAAGAGTATTTAGGTGATAAAAAAGTGGTGCTAATAGATTTTCCAATGGGAAAAGTAGAAAGAATTGACTATATAAAGGCAGCGGAAATCATATATAAGGAAATACCACAAGGAGAATATGGAGCATTTTTAACTATTGGAGATCCAATGATATACAGTACTTTTATATATGTAATGGAAGAACTTGAAAAAACAAATATGGAAGTAGAGATAATATCAGGTATACCATCTTTTGTAGCAGCTGCTGCTAGGGCAAAACAACCTCTCACAGTAAAAGGTGATAGTTTCTTATTATGTGATGATTTTAAAGAGGAATTACTAGATAGTGTGGATTCAATCTGTATTTTGAAAACTTTTAAAAATAAAGAGGAAGTATTAAATGCTCTTAAAAACAAAAACTTTGATTATAAATATATTAAACGCTGTACCTGGAATGATGAGAAGATATTAACAGATAAAGAAGAAATAATAAAAGATAGTGATTATATTTCTCTCATTTTAGGAAAGAAAAAGTAAAAAAACAAAAGCAAACAGACTTGATAAATTATAAAAAAACCGCATATTATGCGGTTTTTGGTTCTTAATTACCATTGTGCATTTTTATAGTATTTTAACTAGTAGAATTACATAATTATCAATAGCACTTGATAAATCATATTCTCCATCATGTAAACACCAGTCGTAAACAACACCTCTAACTGCAATAAATAAATACCTTACGATTTCTTCAGATGTCATATTGATAGAAATTTCTCCAGTACTTTGTCCTTCTTCTATAATGCCTTGTAATACAGCTTGCATAGGTCTACCTTTTGTTGCAAACAAGTTGTTTTTTCCTGTATATAACTGTTTTACAAAGTCTATTCCTCTATCTAGATTATAATCCCCATAGTAGTGGAAGAATTTTATTATTTTTTCATGAGAACTACCTTCCTTTAAATTATGGGACACAACATTTAAAAAGTAGTCATCTGCCAACCTAAATATATTATCCAATATGTCGTGCTTAGATTTAAAATAATTATAGAAAGATCCTATAGACACATTAGCTGCTTCACATATTTCTGCTACAGTAATATTTTCAAAGCCTTTGGACTCAATAAGCTCTATAGCAATATTATATATTTTATCATGGGTATTTTGTGCTTGAATTTGGCGTTTTGTTAACTTTTTCTTCATGGTTAAAATTCTCCTACCTTTAATTAATCTCACAAAAATTATAACAGAGATCATAAGCAAAGTAAAATTGGAAGAAAATCAAAATAAATATTGACTATTAATTAACGATTTCGTATAATGAAGATGTTCGGTGAATGCATTCTGTGAAAACGATTTATCTTTAAGAATATTTAATTATGAATCAGCTATTCAAAGGCGCCTGATAGCTGAAAACTACAAAATTAATAGGAAGTAGGATAATAAAAATAATAGTTTTAAAAAGATTTAAATTTATTACTTAATTTAGAATAATTAAAAGCATTAGAATCATAATTGTTAGTTAAAAACCAAACATATGGAGGAATAAAATAATGAGAAAGATCACAGGATCTAAAAAAATTATTTGTGCGGTATTGTGTATTATTATGATTTTATCCATGGTTGCTTGTCAGCCTAAAACTTCAAATTCAACAGAAGCAAGCAAGTTTAATGCTGGTACTTATACAGCACTAGCAGCTGGACACAATGGTGATATAAAAATTGAGCTTATTGTTGATGATAGTTCAATTAAGGATGTTAAAGTTTTAGAGCATATAGAAAGTCCTGGTATATCAGATCCAGCAATAGAAAGAATTCCTAAGGCAATTGTAGATGGACAAACATTAGCTGTTGATGTTATTTCAGGTGCTACAGTTACAAGTAATGCAATAATAGCAGCTGTAACAGAAGCTATTAAGCTTGCAGGTGGAGACGTAGATGCTCTAACTGTAAAAAAAGATATTGAAAAAAATACTGGTGAAACAGTTGAACATACAACCGATGTTATCGTAATCGGTGGAGGTGGTGCAGGACTTGCTGCTGCAGTATCTGCTCATCAGAATGGTGCAAAGGTTATAGTTGTTGAAAAAATGCCAAGGCTTGGTGGAAATACTATTCTATCAGGATCGGCATATAATGCAGTAGACCCAGGAAGACAATCAAAACAGGGAATTGAAGATTCTATCGACAAGCATTTTACACAAACATATGAAGGTGGAGATAAACAGGGTAAACCTGAACTTATAAGAACACTTGTAGAAAATGCATATCCTGCAATTGAATGGCTAGAAAGTATGGGAATGGAGTTTAATGATAAGGTATTTACCGTTTTAGGAGGGTTATGGCCAAGAGCACACAAACCTGTAAAGCCTCTTGGAACAGGTTTTATGGACACATATCAAAATTACATTAATAATAATGATGGTATTGAAGTAATGCTTGATACTAAGGTAACTGAACTTATAGTAGATGGAAATAGAGTTGTGGGGATTAAGGCTGAAGATCTAAATGGTGATGTAGTCATAAATGCAAATAATGGTGTAGTTATTGCAGCAGGTGGTTTTGGAGCTAATATTGAGATGAGGGAAAAATATAACACAAGCTGGCCTTCACTAACTAATATTAAAACAACAAATCATCCTGGCGCAACTGGAGATGGTTTAACTTTAGCTGAAAAAATAGGCGGAAATTTAGTTGGAATGGAAAATATTCAGTTACTACCAATGGGTGATCCTAAAACAGGAAGTCTTAGTGGAAATATTGAACAAGGTGTTGAGAATAGAATATTTGTAAACAAAGACGGTAATCGATTTGTAGATGAAGGTCAAAGAAGAGACGTTATGACTAAGGCACTTATGGAGCAAAAAGATTCATTTATGTGGGTAATTGTTGATAAGCATTCTTATCCAACAGGAGATACAAAGAATAATTTCAACGAATCAATTGATGAACTTATTGCACAAGATAGAGCTTTTAAAGCAGATACCCTAGAAGAACTTGCAGAGAAAATTGGTGTTGATGCTTCCAACTTTGTTAAGGCTGTAGATAACTTTAATAAGTCAGTAGAAAAAGGTAGTGCGGATGAATTTGGAAGAACC from Alkaliphilus flagellatus includes:
- a CDS encoding TetR/AcrR family transcriptional regulator encodes the protein MKKKLTKRQIQAQNTHDKIYNIAIELIESKGFENITVAEICEAANVSIGSFYNYFKSKHDILDNIFRLADDYFLNVVSHNLKEGSSHEKIIKFFHYYGDYNLDRGIDFVKQLYTGKNNLFATKGRPMQAVLQGIIEEGQSTGEISINMTSEEIVRYLFIAVRGVVYDWCLHDGEYDLSSAIDNYVILLVKIL
- the cobI gene encoding precorrin-2 C(20)-methyltransferase, with protein sequence MKKLYGIGTGPGDKELLTLKAVKVIKEASVIFAPNNKGKNIALDTVEEYLGDKKVVLIDFPMGKVERIDYIKAAEIIYKEIPQGEYGAFLTIGDPMIYSTFIYVMEELEKTNMEVEIISGIPSFVAAAARAKQPLTVKGDSFLLCDDFKEELLDSVDSICILKTFKNKEEVLNALKNKNFDYKYIKRCTWNDEKILTDKEEIIKDSDYISLILGKKK
- a CDS encoding flavocytochrome c, with translation MRKITGSKKIICAVLCIIMILSMVACQPKTSNSTEASKFNAGTYTALAAGHNGDIKIELIVDDSSIKDVKVLEHIESPGISDPAIERIPKAIVDGQTLAVDVISGATVTSNAIIAAVTEAIKLAGGDVDALTVKKDIEKNTGETVEHTTDVIVIGGGGAGLAAAVSAHQNGAKVIVVEKMPRLGGNTILSGSAYNAVDPGRQSKQGIEDSIDKHFTQTYEGGDKQGKPELIRTLVENAYPAIEWLESMGMEFNDKVFTVLGGLWPRAHKPVKPLGTGFMDTYQNYINNNDGIEVMLDTKVTELIVDGNRVVGIKAEDLNGDVVINANNGVVIAAGGFGANIEMREKYNTSWPSLTNIKTTNHPGATGDGLTLAEKIGGNLVGMENIQLLPMGDPKTGSLSGNIEQGVENRIFVNKDGNRFVDEGQRRDVMTKALMEQKDSFMWVIVDKHSYPTGDTKNNFNESIDELIAQDRAFKADTLEELAEKIGVDASNFVKAVDNFNKSVEKGSADEFGRTLFADKIDTPPFYAGGRVPTVHHTMGGIEINTSAQVLDKDGNVIPGLYAAGEVTGGIHGANRLGGNALADITVYGKIAGESAAAKK